CCGGGCCGTGGCTGATGTGGACCATGTCCTTGATCGGACCCCAGACCACGCCTTTCGAACCGGCATAGGCGCAACCACGAATGGTCATCACGCCCGGGACCGATTTGATGTTCGATTTGACGGTGTCGCATTTCGACGCGATGCCGGTGACGGCGTCGGCGTCTTCGCTGGTCGCACCGGCCACCGAGAGGTGTTTGGCGCGTTTCTTCTGAGCTTTCGCCGGATAGGCTTCGAGAACTTCCGCAATCAGGTTCTCGAGGTCTTCCGGGCCGCCCGCGTGATCTTTGGCCATTCTTTTGGCTCCCTCACTTCAGGTTTCGAAAAGGTGGGCAGGCTGCCCACCTGAACTGTCAGGCCTCAGGCCTTCATCGCGGCTTCCATCTCGGCGATCTGCTTTTCGCGATCTTCTTCCGATTGCATGATGCCGAAATCCATCAGCATCTCTTCCAGCTCTTCCATCGTGATCGGGGTCGGGATGACGCCCTTGCCCGAGTTCTCGTGGATCTTGCGGGCCAGTTCGCGGTATTCCTGCGCCTGGCTGCAGGTCGGATCGTATTGGATCACGGTTTCGCGGCGCAGTTCGGCATGTTGCACGACGTTGTTGCGCGGCACGAAGTGGATCATCTTGCAGCCCAGCTTGGCGGCCAGCGCTTCGGCCAGTTCCAGCTCGCGGTCGGTCTTGCGTTCGTTGCAGATCAGCCCGCCCAGACGCACGCCGCCCGAGTTCGCATATTTCAGGATGCCCTTGGCGATGTTGTTGGCGGCGTAAAGCGCCATCATCTCGCCCGACATGACGATGTAGATTTCCTGCGCCTTGTTTTCACGGATCGGCATGGCGAAGCCGCCGCAGACCACGTCGCCCAGAACGTCATAGGACACATAGTCCACATCGTCATAGGCGCCGTTTTCTTCAAGGAAGTTGATCGCGGTGATGACGCCACGGCCGGCGCAGCCAACCCCCGGCTCCGGACCGCCGGCTTCGGTGCATTTGATGCCCTTGTAGCCGATTTTCACGACGTCTTCGACTTCCAGATCTTCGACCGAACCGGCCTCGGCGGCCAGGTGCAGCACGGTGTCCTGCAGCTTGGTGTTCAGGATCAGACGGGTGCTGTCAGCCTTGGGGTCGCAGCCGACGATGAGGATCTTCTGACCCATCTCGACCAGCGCGGCGAGGGTGTTCTGCGAGGTGGTCGACTTGCCGATACCACCTTTGCCGTAGAAGGCGATCTGACGGAGTTTGCCCATGTGTGGCTCCCTTGGGGGTTGGTGCTTCACGAATATCGAGACGGTTCCTAACCGGGCTCACAGCTTCTACAGCAGCCATCGTGCCAACCGGAATTTTCGCAAATAATGACGCGAAATCATGGTGTTGAAGGTTTTGTTCGAAATGGAACAAGGCCGACAAATTGTAGGGCCTGCGGTGTCGGGCGGGGTTTTGTCG
This DNA window, taken from Rhodobacter capsulatus SB 1003, encodes the following:
- the nifH gene encoding nitrogenase iron protein, which encodes MGKLRQIAFYGKGGIGKSTTSQNTLAALVEMGQKILIVGCDPKADSTRLILNTKLQDTVLHLAAEAGSVEDLEVEDVVKIGYKGIKCTEAGGPEPGVGCAGRGVITAINFLEENGAYDDVDYVSYDVLGDVVCGGFAMPIRENKAQEIYIVMSGEMMALYAANNIAKGILKYANSGGVRLGGLICNERKTDRELELAEALAAKLGCKMIHFVPRNNVVQHAELRRETVIQYDPTCSQAQEYRELARKIHENSGKGVIPTPITMEELEEMLMDFGIMQSEEDREKQIAEMEAAMKA